In one Leptospira yasudae genomic region, the following are encoded:
- a CDS encoding glycosyltransferase family 4 protein, whose product MKVYQHVTEFRDGDGIGNDIKGIHTVLEKIGVPNSIVCLKNFSKETFPVETHPTVSRFSKNDIHILNYGGCGYPLDWFRNLPGKKIVRYQSFTPAIYFKNFVSSEIYNTLQLEEKRSLLELYSLKNETDLFLPSSPFNANFLQSLGITNTLVLPIVRKYSIRDKSIKDKREFTIGFIGRISPNKKMEDLLRMLESILKFRQNVQLLICGSVPKVFEEYYIFLKKIILQKRLMGNVQIRLNANDAEMETFLNSMDLYVCMSEHEGFNIPVLEAFGAGIPVISYHAGATPETMKTGGILFKDKSTLAMDLLGGLVDNLLEKKTLRERISENEKEIIGQYNSFPFETLFQEKVLA is encoded by the coding sequence ATGAAAGTCTATCAACACGTCACCGAGTTTCGGGACGGGGACGGAATCGGAAACGATATCAAAGGAATTCACACGGTTTTAGAAAAGATCGGCGTTCCCAATTCCATCGTATGTCTGAAAAATTTCTCGAAAGAAACGTTTCCGGTCGAAACGCATCCTACCGTTTCCCGATTCTCCAAAAACGATATTCATATTTTAAATTACGGCGGTTGCGGTTATCCTCTCGATTGGTTTCGGAATTTACCGGGAAAAAAAATAGTTCGTTATCAGAGTTTTACGCCCGCAATCTACTTTAAGAATTTCGTAAGTTCCGAAATCTATAACACGCTCCAACTCGAAGAAAAACGGTCTCTCTTGGAACTGTATTCCCTCAAAAACGAAACCGATTTGTTTTTACCTTCTTCGCCATTCAACGCAAATTTTCTGCAATCTTTGGGAATCACGAACACTCTGGTTCTTCCGATCGTCCGCAAATATTCGATCCGCGATAAAAGCATAAAGGACAAACGGGAATTTACGATCGGCTTTATCGGAAGAATTTCTCCGAACAAAAAAATGGAAGACCTTTTGAGAATGCTCGAATCGATTTTGAAGTTCAGGCAAAACGTGCAGCTTTTGATCTGCGGAAGCGTTCCGAAGGTATTCGAAGAATATTATATTTTTCTAAAAAAGATCATTCTCCAGAAGCGTCTGATGGGGAATGTCCAAATCCGTTTGAACGCCAACGACGCGGAAATGGAAACCTTTTTGAACTCGATGGATTTATACGTTTGCATGAGCGAGCATGAAGGATTCAACATTCCCGTTCTGGAAGCGTTCGGTGCAGGCATTCCGGTAATTTCATATCACGCAGGCGCGACCCCGGAAACGATGAAAACCGGCGGCATTTTGTTCAAAGACAAATCGACTTTGGCTATGGATCTGCTCGGGGGACTTGTGGACAATCTTCTCGAAAAGAAAACGCTCCGTGAGCGAATTTCGGAAAACGAAAAGGAGATCATCGGACAATACAATTCCTTCCCGTTCGAAACGCTTTTTCAAGAGAAGGTTCTCGCATGA